AGCGCGCGCGCCATCCTTGTTCTTCAGGAATGTAAGTTGGCCTCCCTCATGCGTCTCGTTCCTTTCCCCTTCTCGCGTTCATTCCCGTTGATGTTTGTTCGTTGATtcgcagcgccgccccccgtggTCTCATCGTGCAGCTGGCACCCAAGAAGGCGTTGCGGGTGTCATCCTCCTCCGTGGGGTGGACCGCGGTCCCGCTCGCGGCGAGCAGCGGGGTCCCCGGTGAGGTCGCAGATCCCTCCGTGGAGGCGGCCCCCGTgacggcggctggcggagcgacggcggcgtcggtcgcgggagggggagcggacctcGTTCCACCTTCTGCTCCCCCGGTCGTTCCTACGGCGCAGAGCGTCGTCCCCAGGGTCCTCAGgtcggggaggtgatcgaccttgacgccgacgaggtGGAGGGGATGACGGCGATGGGAGGTGGGTCGGATGTCCCCGGAGCCGCGGCGGGatcggtggtggcggcgacagAAGAGGGAGCGTCTGCCTCCGCGGCcgtggcggaggaggcagcggtgACGGAGACGGGGACCTCCGCCCCGGAGGTCCCAGTGGAGGTGACACCGGCGGCGGAAGCGGAGGAGCCCGCTCGAGGGACTCCGGCAGGAACGGGGGAGTCTCCCTCGGTggttgcggcggagggcgaggtgaCCGCGGGGGTACTTGTCCCACGGCCCATgtcggaggcggcgggaccGTCGGGTGAGTCTGCGGCGACCCCGACAGCGACGGGCGTGTGGGCGCCGAGGCCATCGGCGGCCTCGGTGGCTGCCGGGTCGACCCCCGCTTCGGCGTTGGCCACTCCCGTTCCCAGGGCATGGAGGGGGTCTGTCTTACGCTGGGCGTCCtgtgaggacccgccgaggcacctcttcaccctggacgacgccgcggagtggcacaaatggcaggcggtgcagggtggcCTCGCCAAGGCCCGCGCGGCTTTGTCCTCGGCGATGAAGGCTTTGGACAATgtcgtcctccctggtagccaggtacgtTGCCCCTCCTGTTGGCGATTATCATTTTCCCGTTGCCTTGCCCCTGATGGCATGTTGCTTTGTAGGCTCTCCAAGactgcagtcgggggaaatctgatttcctccggctggagcgggggctctgggagcgcttcaacgtGGAGAGGGAGCGAACCAGGGAGCTGTCCATGCAGGTCactgccgcccagggggtcattGGC
The genomic region above belongs to Setaria italica strain Yugu1 chromosome VI, Setaria_italica_v2.0, whole genome shotgun sequence and contains:
- the LOC101761280 gene encoding transcription initiation factor TFIID subunit 4-like, producing MDPARSAPRGSSEPTPAVAQEPAQGALQESARGAPRKSAEAAFAVAPETGGQRSGDKRPLPDAPGSASGPEAKRARHPCSSGIAAPRGLIVQLAPKKALRVSSSSVGWTAVPLAASSGVPERRPQGPQVGEVIDLDADEVEGMTAMGGGSDVPGAAAGSVVAATEEGASASAAVAEEAAVTETGTSAPEVPVEVTPAAEAEEPARGTPAGTGESPSVVAAEGEVTAGVLVPRPMSEAAGPSGSPRLQSGEI